From the genome of Phalacrocorax carbo chromosome 5, bPhaCar2.1, whole genome shotgun sequence:
GCGGGGGACGAAAGTCAGAGGCTGCGGCGGCCTTGACCTCCCagggcaggcggcggcgggcacGGGGGGTCCTAGGGGGGAactggggggtcccgggggacGGGGCAGAGGAGTGGGGAGGACACAACGCGCGGTCCCGGTGCCAGCGCGGCCGGGACACCCGGagcggggggtggggagaggccGAAGGCCCGGAGCGGGGGGAAACGGGCCGGTCCCGGGGCTGGCACTGGGGTGGAGCGGGGCCGCTGTTGCCCCGGGGGGAGGCTGGAACCCCCGCGGGCCCTGCCCGGTGCGCGGCGCCCCGTCTCACCCGGCCCGGGCGGGCCCAGCTCCACCACCTCGATGATCTCCTCGTCGCCGTGGAAGCCCAGCGCCCCCGGGCCCTCGGCGGGCTCCATGCCGGCCTACCCGCGCAccccaccccgccgccgccgcttccgCCGTTCGCCCCGCCCTGACCAATCCCAGCCTGCCGCCCTCCCAGCATCAGCCAACCCTGACCCGCGTCCTCACCCGGACCCCGCCCTATTCCGCCAGCGGGGTAGGCCGGCCCCGCCCGCGCGGTGCTCTCTGGGAGCTGTAGTTTCCGACGCGCGGCCTGGCCAGCGCCGCCCCCCGGCAGCCCGCCCCCGCCACGGACTGCATCTCCCGGCGTGCAGCGGGGCTGCGGCGCACCGGCACGGCCCACCATGGCGGCGGCGCTCGGCAGACTGCGGGGTAACGACGGGCGGGCGGAGagggcggccccggggcggggggagcgggagcGTCCCACCGCCGCCCTCGCTGCACGGCCCCGCCGACATGCACCCCCCGGCCTCCGCCCCCGCCCGCCTGGGCAGAGGGCTTAGAGCCACGCCCCTGGCGCCTCGGCCACGCCCGTCGGCCTTGGCCCCGTCCCGCAGGGCCCAGGCCTCCCCTCCCTCGAGCTCCCCCTGCCGGCGGgacaagggcagagcaggggtaCGGCCAGGGGCAGGAGTAAGGTCAGGGCAGGACCCTCAGGCGGCTGGGGCCTGGCCGCCCGCACGCTGCCCCATGGCCGCCCCTTCCTAACGCCTCTCTCCCCGCAGGGCTGCTGGCGGCTGCAGGACCGGCGGCGAGTAACGGCAGGCCCTGGGGGCGGCTGAGCCCGCCGGGCACACGGCTCCTCGGGCAGAGCTGCCACCGGCCAGCGCCAGCGGGGCCGCGGGCCGGCCCGGAGCCAGGTGGCGGGGGGCTCCCCGAGGGGGTGGAGTACATCCCCACGCGCAAGAAGGGCAAGAACCCGATGAAGCCCGTGGGGGTGGCCTGGTGAGTGGCTCGGGTGGCACTGGGAGGCTCCGCTGCTCTCTGGGGCCTGGGGTGGGACCGGGGGTCCCGAGGGGCAGCAGCGCGGAGCGGGGGGGTGTCCATGCCACCCCAGGGTGGCACAGGGCCCTTCTTCCCCCGCCGGCTctctccagctcctgcccaccGCCTGTCCTGCAGGGCCATCGGATTGCCCTCCAGcatcatcctcttcctcctggcCAAGCGAGAAGTGGACAAAAACCGGCTGGAGCAGCTGAAAATCCGACGGAAGATGATGGAAGCCAACCAGGGCGAGTACGAGACGGAGCGATACAGAAGAGTGGCCAGGGGGGCATAGCCAGGCtacccccctgcccccagcctggCACTGTGGCACCTTGAAGGGACtggccatggggacaccagCCCTGAGGGACACGTGCCACCTGCCCTCCCTGTCCGGCCTGTGGGGTGGTCATGGGGCTGGATAGAGACAAATAAACCTCATCCCTGGTGAGTGGAATGGCTCAGTGCCACTGCAGTCACTCCGTCAGCGTTTGGCCCCAGGCTCTGCTTGCCACCACCGTGGGGGAGGCCCAGCTGCTCTCTAGCCAGGGTTCTGCCCACAAGGGTGGAGGGAttcaggcagggcagggaggccAAGCCTGGAGCACCTCAACCTTTATTTTCCGCCCCAAAGCAGGGTTTGCactgccctgggctgcagccaccGCTGAGGCTGCCCAGAGGTTTTTCCGGGGAGTTACCACACCAGTAAGACTGGGACTATCTGGAAAATTAGAGTGTTTTATTTAGCAAGTGCAACTTTGCCCACATCCATGGCTGTGGGGCCTATGTAACGTGAGCTCTGCCATGAGTTCCACCACAGGGGTCCCAGCTGATCCCCCCCTACCTGCACTGGGCGCTGCCACagctgggtgggggggcacGGCCGGAGCCACATTTAAGGCACCAAGTGAATGACACTGACCCGGCTCtgccaaaaaaatcccagcacaATCCCagtggctgctgccagctccccatGCCCAGGCAGGACCATggcactctgctgccagctcGGCACTACTGGCACAGCCTCGGTGAGCAGAGCCAAGGCCAGGCACTGCCCAAACACCGGTGGCTGGtaccccccaccaccacccctggAGGCTTGTGGGGGGTGATCAAGGGAAGCCCTTATCAGCCTACGGGTAGGGATGCTGAAGCATTAGGAGTCATGGTAAGTCACCATATCCTGTAGAGAGGCCAGAAGAGGGGGTtagggggagcagggcaggggacaggAAGGGTCCTGGGGCTAATCCCGGCCCACAATTTGCAGGATGAAGGTGAAGATGTAGACGATGTCAGTGTAGATGGTGAGGGCACCATAGATATATTCCTCGGGGCTCAGCGTGTTCTTCCTGTTCCCCAGCACAAGTTGGGTGTCATAGGCAAGGAACTGCGGGGGCAGAGGGCATCAGGCAGGGTATCCTCCCCCGGGGTCCCTGCCTGACACCATCTGCCCACCCCAGCCGTCAACTCACCAGGGTGAAGGCAATGGCGCCAATGGCCGCATACAGCATATGGAGCCAGGGGACCTGCGCGGAGAAGGGAACACGGGCAGGGTGAGAtgggtgctggcaggcagcaggcaagGCAGGACACGTCCTGCCCGCACCCTGCTCCCAAGGAGACGCTGCTGATGCTGACGCTGACGCACTGTCTCCCTCCAGGCAAGCTGCCTTTGCCGTGGCCAGCACCACACCCTGCTTCCTGGCAAAGGGGGACCACCCAAACCCCACTGCTTGTACCACCCCTGGCGACACCCAACCAGGCACACCTGtagcaccccacagcccctctctccccccactcACATATTTGAAGGAGAGGACAATGGCAGTGACAATCCCAGTCACCATGACCACGATGCCGAGCACACAGAAGAGCCCTGGACATGACGTAAAATCAACCTGCCAAAGCGGGACACACCTATGTCACCAGAGAACCCAGGGTGTCCCCACTGCTTGGTCCCCACGCCTAACCCCCgctcagggcagggcagggcatgTCCCCCTACTTGCCTTGGTCTGGAAGCAGAAGATGGTGACAACAATGGCCACGATGGCAGTGATGAGCATGGCGATGAGGACAGCACTGGTCTGGTACATGCTGCGGACAGAGGGGACACCAGAGTCACCCCACACTTCAGCATCCCCCTGCCAGGGGATGTTGGTGACACCCCCCCTGGCCCCAATCCCAGGCAGGGTCCCTGCTGCCCTCGAGCCCAGGGTGTCCCCTGGCTCCCAGCAGCTTCTTGTTTGAGCTGGCTGTATGTCACCACAGGGTCCCTGGGGCATACCTGGCGATTGTCCCTGTCATCAGCCCCATGGCCAGCGTCTGCGGAAGAGGAGAATGGTGGGCTCAGTGGGGCGAGCGGCACCATGGaggggcagcagctcctggctgccccacacctgcTCATGTGTCCCCCTATCCCTCCCAGCCcgcctggggagctggggtgcTATGGGGGCATCACCAGATcctccccccggccccagcccaCTCACAAAGATGCTCAACAGGATGATGTTCCAGGGGAAGCGTCTCCTGGGGATGAAACGAGGAGAGAGATGAACTGGTGACAGCGGCTATGTCATGTCCCCCTGGTCCCCACCCCTCaggggcagccccaggcagggaccccccTCCAGATGCCCTGGAGATCTGCCCCCCCCATAtccacacaccccccgccccggggggtcccagccATCAGCGACTCACCGGGGACCCTGGCAGCAGACCAGCACCAAGTAGGTCACCAGGAACACGGCACTGCAGAGAGAGACAGCGGGTGTCAGCCCTGCAACCCCCCCACCAGGACACCCCCCAGGCTGGGAGGCTGTGGTTGTGGGGTGCCAGCTGCCAGAGGGCACCCTGGGACAGGGATGAGCCAGCGGACCACCTACTCACTATGAGGCATAGTAGACAGCGACATTCTTCCGGACGAAGGTGTGgactggggagctgcaggacaGGAGTGATGAATGTGAGGGAGAGGGAACAGCAACTACTGTCCCCTTGGGATCCCCCCCATGGGACATGGGGCCAGGCTCCCCCATTTTTCAGGGCAATGCTAAGGAGGGACCCTCCACTCACACAAAGGTGAACACAGCAATGATCCCCACTGTcatcagcagctgcagggagatgATGGCATAGACCTGCGAGAGACAGGGAGGTCAGCATCTGGCCCCCCACCCCGACAGCTGCCCCCATCCCCCCAGGACTCACCTTGCGGATGAAGGTGTGCCGGACTTTCCTGTCGTCCCAGTCAGACGATTGGAAGGGGGAACCGTCCCCGATGCCATCAGCACCTGCATTGGGGACACCCCTCAGTACCAGGGTGGGCTGCGCagcccccccatagcccccatTATTAGTGGCCCcccccaaacaaccccaaagTGCCCCCACTTACCAAACCGAACAGGCATGGTGGGCATGGCCACCCCTGGCTGGGGGTATCCCCCTGCTGCTGGATACCCCCCTGGCTGTGCATACCCCCCTGCTGCAGGGTATCCCTCAGGCTGCGGGTACCCCCTGGCAtagtgggggggctgggggtaccCCCCTGGGGGCGGGGGGTACAGGGGGTTCTTGTCATCATAGAGGGGGGGTGCACTGGGCTGCGCCATGCCAGTTCCCTGCGTCTTCCACAGGCAcctggaggggagagaagatGGGGGTTTGCCAGCACAGGTCCCCCTCCCCGAGCAGGACGTGTCCCAGGTGAGGGGAGCCGCAGGTGCAGGGACACAGGggacagcagagctgcaaaacCTCACCCTCCCACTTTAATAGTGCCTTCTAATTAATAAGGACAAGCTGGCCTCAATGCCAGCAAGTCAATGAGAGGTGAGGGACGTCCCCACTGTCCCTCGGCCAGGGCCACCCGCATTCCTGCACCCTGAGTCCCCAGCACCTGCGTCAGTGGCCAGCCGTGAGCAGGGCATGGCCACGCACTGAGTCAAGCCACGGTGGGGACATGACCTCTCTGGCCTCTGGAGGCCACCCTGCCACCACCGGCGGGCAGGGAGCACCCCCCTGCTCCCTGGCTGACCTCTGGCTCCTGGTGGCACCACCTGGGGCCAAAAAGCATCACCCTGCCCGCTGTCTGGGATGGAGACACAGCGCCTGGTCCTGATCCCACCCATGCAAACAccactgccccctccccccatttcGGGGTTGGCCCCCACCCAGAAGCCCAGTGGGTCACGCAGGGGCTCCAGAACTCCTAAGTCCCCCAGGGAGTTATAGGAACAAGTGCCACTGTGTCACCTCCCCGGGGAGGGGAGCCAGGAACCCTCTGGGGCTGAGCTCCCCTCCCTGGCCATGCCAGGCCCCCTTGCAGAGTCCCCggcagctgtgagcagccagcccgggcccacagccagctgctgggcttggccccaggaggaggagaaggagaagaaggaggaggaggaagacaggaTCTCCAAGGCCAGGAAAACAATGGTGCTGCCAGAAGCTGCTGCCAGGCCTTTACCCACCTGCCACCCCACAGTGCTGGCACCAGGGGACACCCACCCCGAGCCCCAGGCAGATGCCAGGACCTCCACGcctcccctgcccacagcagtgACGTGACCCTGGGACCACCCCTGGGAAGGGACTGGGATCTGACCCCAACAGGGAcctggctgggaggggaccGGGTGCTTCCTCCAGCATGACACCAGTGCTTCCCGCGGCCGGGCTGGGTGGGCAGCAGTGCCGGGTGGGCACACCCAGGCCAGCCGTGCCAGGCCAGGGGGAGCAGCTCAGCTCAGTCCCTTCATCCCTCCTGCCGTCTGTCTGTCCCAGCCGCGGCAGAGCTGCCGCGGCTGCACCACCCTTTGCCATCGCGATGACGGTGGCGCCAAAAATAACCAGCGTGGCAGCGACCGCCCGGCCGGGAAGTTTCACTTTCGCTGCTCTGCAGGATCCCAAAAAGCAACTGGTGCCCCCTGGCAGCGCCTCGTCTGCGGGCCCAGGGAAGGGCCCAAAATAGGAGCCTGACCCCAGGAACACCCGTGACAGGCACCCAGATAGGGGGAACTGGAGTTCCCAGGAGGGAGCCCAGACATCTGGAGAAAGCAGGGTGTATCCGGGGGTCCCACCCTGTGCCCATGGCCAGCACCCCGTGGCAGGggtcccccagctgccccagcccctctggtTCCCAACCCAGCATGGTGGCCTAGGGGACAGGGAAGGAACCAGCTTGACGGGTCCCTGCGGCCGCcgcacccagggaggcagatGACACTCTGCACCCTTCATAGGCTGCGGCACAGTGGGGCCCCGAAACCAGATGTCCCTGGCCACAGGGCCACACTGGCCAGCTCGGTGGCCCCGGCACGACACGCCGTCCCCAGGGACAGGCGCTGTTTTGTACTGGCACCGTGACTCAGCAGAGATAAGGTGCACATGGCGGGGACCTGGGGCGCAGGCAGCCAGCACCCCCGTCACAGCCCTGTGGGTGGTACCAGGCAGAGGCCCCACAGGCCACCCCAGCACTTCTGATGGGCTCAGGCCCCGCCACCAGCTCCGCAGGGACCCTGGGGTGCCAAGGGCCACCTTGCGGGTGCGTACCAGGGTTTAGGGTGGGGGCCAGGGCTCCCCACTTTCCCCATGGCTCCCTACGGTGAGGCTGCCTGGAAAGCATCTGACTTCCCAGAAGAGCCTGGAAGCTCCCACCGATACGGCACGGCTTGGTACGGGATGGCACAGCCGGGGAGGGCACGGCACAGCCCGGTACGGCACAGCTCCTCCACACGGGCACAGCACGGCTCGGTAGCAACACAGCACAACAGAGCTGGAcctggctcagcccagcccagcccagcggGGCTCATGCCGGGGCCCACCCAGGCCGGGGTCCCCCGCTGTCCCACCCCACTTCCTGCCCCACGCCCCTCACACACGACACGAGTTTGCAAGAGCTCAGCACGGCcgtcccccccagcctccttccCGGGGGCAGCGGCGTGTGACAGAGATGCCCTCCTGTGCCCAAGCCCAGGCGCCCCCACGCCACGCAGAGCCGgtccccacacaccccccacggT
Proteins encoded in this window:
- the TMBIM1 gene encoding protein lifeguard 3, producing the protein MAQPSAPPLYDDKNPLYPPPPGGYPQPPHYARGYPQPEGYPAAGGYAQPGGYPAAGGYPQPGVAMPTMPVRFGADGIGDGSPFQSSDWDDRKVRHTFIRKVYAIISLQLLMTVGIIAVFTFVSPVHTFVRKNVAVYYASYAVFLVTYLVLVCCQGPRRRFPWNIILLSIFTLAMGLMTGTIASMYQTSAVLIAMLITAIVAIVVTIFCFQTKVDFTSCPGLFCVLGIVVMVTGIVTAIVLSFKYVPWLHMLYAAIGAIAFTLFLAYDTQLVLGNRKNTLSPEEYIYGALTIYTDIVYIFTFILQIVGRD